In Aspergillus flavus chromosome 3, complete sequence, one genomic interval encodes:
- a CDS encoding putative 3-hexulose-6-phosphate synthase (3-hexulose-6-phosphate synthase) has protein sequence MDESTILTRLSVLDTNAISDALDFLQLKGATYGLRPLWDCPKIVGRASTVKVGPKTGTAATAHPFASVIDAVTTDDRILIIAGGLEGVSCWGDIIANASKVKGIRGTIIDGVCRDIDGSRDIAYPVYGRNVTMISGRKRMVQVGAGTAVQVGGVTVRQDDYVIADNCGTVFIPAEYVETTVELAEKITHRENLMIKDVRAGIPVSEVMHDAKFQAITEDIASAAAGVLSSTQSPVL, from the coding sequence ATGGACGAATCCACAATTTTAACCCGGCTCTCGGTCCTTGACACCAATGCAATCTCTGATGCCCTGGACTTTCTTCAGCTTAAAGGAGCCACCTACGGCCTCCGGCCTCTCTGGGATTGCCCAAAGATCGTCGGCCGCGCCAGCACAGTGAAGGTCGGCCCTAAGACAGGCACCGCCGCGACAGCCCACCCATTCGCGTCGGTTATAGACGCAGTCACAACGGACGATCGTATCCTCATTATTGCCGGCGGTCTGGAGGGTGTTTCCTGCTGGGGCGATATTATCGCCAATGCCTCGAAAGTGAAGGGTATTCGCGGGACAATCATCGACGGCGTGTGTCGGGACATTGATGGTAGCCGCGACATTGCGTATCCTGTTTACGGCCGGAATGTAACAATGATCAGTGGGCGTAAGAGGATGGTACAGGTTGGGGCTGGTACAGCAGTCCAGGTGGGCGGCGTCACCGTTCGCCAGGATGACTATGTGATTGCCGATAACTGCGGGACTGTGTTTATCCCAGCGGAGTATGTTGAAACTACCGTGGAGTTGGCTGAGAAGATTACCCATCGTGAGAACCTTATGATCAAGGATGTGAGAGCTGGGATACCTGTGTCGGAGGTCATGCACGACGCCAAATTCCAAGCCATTACTGAAGACATTGCGTCGGCAGCCGCGGGTGTTTTGTCCTCCACGCAGAGCCCTGTGCTATAG
- a CDS encoding fungal-specific transcription factor domain-containing protein: protein MPRACEFCRRRKIRCDASRPVCSTCRKSKRSCVYHNAPPKQRPSAALIDSLQTEKAALEDALSRLKSAGDAERRALLDSMIVRDGRISLSDRSGGSTASSPRARSALRTEHGMEQQLLGGHAVRMRENGGDATNSVDTGHGSDSVENETDRVLPRTYKSHVTSDGIFSSTSVIHVSRPVTSPEQPAASTESLRYQLIANAAMERQREHRLRRLTVIRGIPADLALHLLDLHWSRQHHTFLLTYRPAFMRELEHGGPYCSDLLLYAVFACASKFSERPEVRSNPVDPETAGRCFFNRCQELLLVEGLMTHSSIPTVIALVMLGSTLIARGRTSQGWLYTGYAMRMVYDLGLYFDLQEPNKHNVEEIEIRRRVFWGAFVCEKLQSLYLGRPPTIRLQDVHVSQDFMDTFEELEPWEPYNERSTDIITNNIGSSPVPLAYSVTTFQQLCLLSEIMTQIIDKIYYVGATASKTIHQIEALDDALTAWYRGLPAHLAHEPWAKDPLEPPVRVAPNRIIILTTYHSLIVLLHRPFITAPSSTSNHNSVDTIGTPAFSWKRCTAAARRITSLALSYQSIYPLHKSSYLLSYAVYVACTIHVLNTASLSVGSDGNAHAESSYLLSASLRCLDALAVPNSGAADTARIIRKLMAAKGVPESRTPSEVQATTPHRNPDNCWQFPDYSPTDDDIGQIPPFPDIFIPGQDLLFGFMNENMPLAVFDINNPIF, encoded by the exons ATGCCTCGGGCATGTGAGTTCTGCCGCAGACGCAAGATCCGATGCGACGCATCCAGGCCAGTCTGCTCCACATGCCGGAAGAGCAAGAGGTCGTGTGTCTACCACAATGCACCACCTAAGCAGCGCCCTTCCGCTGCGCTTATCGACTCGCTGCAGACCGAAAAAGCGGCGCTGGAAGATGCTTTGAGCCGGTTGAAGAGCGCAGGTGATGCCGAAAGGCGTGCTCTGCTGGACTCGATGATCGTGCGTGACGGACGCATATCATTATCAGACCGGAGCGGTGGATCAACAGCGTCATCACCACGGGCGCGGTCCGCCCTTCGAACGGAGCATGGCATGGAACAGCAGCTGCTGGGCGGTCATGCAGTAAGAATGAGGGAGAATGGCGGTGATGCAACAAACAGCGTAGATACCGGCCATGGCAGTGACAGTGTTGAGAATGAGACCGATAGAGTACTGCCTCGGACATATAAAAGCCACGTAACCAGCGATGGCATCTTCAGCTCAACCTCCGTGATCCATGTCAGCCGCCCGGTGACTAGTCCCGAGCAACCCGCAGCATCTACAGAGTCGCTACGGTACCAGCTGATTGCCAACGCTGCAATGGAAAGGCAGCGCGAGCACCGTCTGCGTCGGTTGACCGTCATCAGGGGAATACCAGCGGACCTGGCGCTTCATCTCCTCGACCTTCACTGGAGCAGGCAGCATCACACCTTCCTTCTCACGTATAGACCTGCCTTTATGCGAGAACTAGAACACGGGGGGCCATACTGCTCTGACCTCTTGCTGTACGCTGTCTTTGCGTGTGCGTCCAAGTTTTCCGAGCGACCCGAGGTGCGCAGTAACCCGGTAGATCCGGAAACAGCAGGACGGTGCTTCTTCAACCGTTGCCAAGAGCTCTTGCTGGTTGAGGGGTTGATGACCCACTCGAGTATACCGACTGTCATCGCGTTGGTCATGCTCGGGTCGACGTTGATTGCAAGAGGACGGACGTCTCAGGGTTGGTTATATACCGGTTACGCCATGCGTATGGTTTATGACCTAGGTCTGTATTTTGATTTGCAAGAGCCGAACAAGCATAACGTCGAGGAGATCGAGATCCGGCGGCGGGTCTTCTGGGGCGCGTTCGTGTGTGAGAAGCTGCAAAGCCTGTACCTTGGGCGGCCACCTACAATCAGACTCCAGGATGTCCATGTATCGCAGGACTTTATGGATACgttcgaggagctggagcCGTGGGAGCCCTACAATGAGCGGAGCACAGATATAATTACTAACAATATAGGGTCTTCTCCAGTGCCGTTGGCATATTCAGTGACTACCTTCCAGCAGCTCTGTCTGCTTTCCGAAATTATGACCCAAATCATTGACAAGATATATTATGTAGGAGCCACCGCTTCAAAGACGATCCATCAGATAGAGGCACTCGATGATGCCCTCACGGCCTGGTACCGCGGGCTGCCAGCTCACCTGGCTCATGAGCCCTGGGCGAAGGACCCCTTGGAGCCCCCGGTCAGAGTTGCGCCAAACCGCATCATCATTCTGACGACCTACCACTCGCTCATTGTCCTCCTACACCGGCCGTTTATCACAGCTCCCAGCAGCACAAGCAATCACAATTCTGTCGACACTATCGGCACCCCTGCCTTCTCTTGGAAGCGGTGCACAGCAGCGGCACGGCGTATCACCAGTCTCGCCCTCAGCTATCAATCCATCTACCCGTTGCACAAGTCCAGCTACTTGCTTAGTTATGCTGTGTACGTCGCGTGCACAATCCACGTGCTTAATACTGCGTCGCTCTCGGTCGGAAGCGACGGCAATGCACACGCGGAATCGTCCTACCTACTCAGCGCAAGCCTGAGGTGTCTCGATGCGTTGGCAGTCCCGAACTCGGGGGCTGCTGATACGGCGCGTATTATTCGCAAGCTAATGGCTGCCAAGGGTGTGCCGGAATCACGAA CGCCCTCAGAGGTCCAAGCAACGACTCCTCACCGAAACCCCGACAATTGTTGGCAGTTTCCCGATTACTCCCCGACGGATGATGATATAGGACAGATTCCACCCTTCCCGGATATTTTCATTCCCGGGCAGGACCTGTTGTTCGGATTTATGAACGAGAACATGCCCCTTGCGGTATTTGATATAAATAATCCAATTTTCTGA